One segment of Daphnia magna isolate NIES linkage group LG2, ASM2063170v1.1, whole genome shotgun sequence DNA contains the following:
- the LOC116916790 gene encoding U6 snRNA-associated Sm-like protein LSm1, which yields MNVASLPGTATLLEDLDKKVIVVLRDGRTLIGYLRSVDQFANLVLHRTIERIHVGKEYGDIPRGVFIVRGENVALLGEIDLEKEERIPLTQVGVEDILEAQRLEQEEKQAKEKVRLKRLKELGLQSTVADYTHDDAF from the exons ATGAATGTCGCTTCATTACCGGGAACGGCGACTTTGCTGGAAGATTTGGACA AAAAGGTCATAGTAGTACTCCGCGATGGACGAACTTTAATAGGATATCTCAGAAGTGTTGATCAGTTTGCCAACTTAGTTTTACATCGAACTATCGAGAGGATTCATGTTGGAAAAGAATATGGGGATATTCCAAGAGGAGTATTTATTGTTCGAGGAGAGAATGTTGCCCTGTTGGGTGAAATT GacttggaaaaagaagaaagaattccTCTTACACAAGTTGGTGTTGAAGATATCCTTGAAGCCCAAAGActagaacaagaagaaaaacaggcCAAGGAAAAAGTAAGACTGAAGAGACTTAAAGAACTAGGACTACAGTCCACTGTTGCAGATTACACTCATGATGATGCTTTTTAG
- the LOC116916635 gene encoding GPI ethanolamine phosphate transferase 3 isoform X2: MKKRHTVFFAWLFLLYSNGVLHFLQGFLLTRREIHLKSSAFDGVSCCLEPKYRQIIILLIDALRYDFLPYNNSTSSGAIYHNNFPVVHKLLKDDHAVLYQFVADPPTTTMQRLKGMTTGSLPTFIDIGSNFASDELIEDNLISQLTSSSFNVTFMEGHLVSEMMKPDWNLLIAHCLGVDHTGHRYGPEHPAMPRKLKEMNSLIEKIIRNMNSQTLLLVMGDHGMTRSGDHGGDSPDEINAGLFAYSPGWNIKFNDSKTQVVSQVDLVPTLSILLGIPIPYSNLGSVILDFVFPEQLFRETHSSEKDNLAIALSYFSDALYINAKQIWRYLKTYRRDSPFPEKEFQQLSSQFTHVSDLFDGLKIEGCSKNCSSDSSCCPNHEKLKEFITTVQIFLSEAKEICRSMWARFDLTSIIVGLAIFTSSLLLNATVLVDCESTSMRPVSYIGVAGAFFSVVLQRWPIMVVLGLSLAPVLIYLAMAMRFMRLKGFHVTFLFPFFLAVSYTSNSFVVEEPYVVHYLAQSLIWLPLFFRRRTGQFVIRSGLSLSVRLGLAFFRCREEQFPVCEAHSLHRSLTSLSGSSWMLYERMCLALASCFVLYLLLARYLQVDKKIGFMVAIVWCHWIVQSACFLMGGDTAALTFLPKLFYSVFVLKLARDIYQFVVDNEHGKVSNYRRKTSDMVILLSTLAVLLAGDGLAPGIILTLVSIVLFAQLFAEVSSTEEMWPLYGILSLHGFFASGHHTSLASIPWEAAFVGISHSSSQGGLANVLPTFFVSYSTAFSMLLHAMSVPIVALSTATVRKNKESRMRLANGWLYILFFHAVRLFGCMGAAALHRRHLMVWKIFAPRLLYELLFAVYTSLGIVTSLILFQATM; this comes from the exons atgaaaaaaagacaTACAGTGTTTTTTGCCtggctgtttttgttgtattcAAATGGtgttttgcattttcttcAAGGTTTCTTGCTAACCCGTCGTGAAATTCATTTGAAGTCTTCAGCGTTTGACGGTGTTTCTTGTTGTTTGGAGCCCAAGTACAgacaaataataattctacTTATTGATGCTCTTCGCTATGATTTCCTCCCCTACAACAATTCCACAAGCAGTGGAGCCATTTACCACAATAATTTTCCTGTTGTGCACAAGTTATTGAAAGATGACCATGCTGTTCTATATCAG TTTGTTGCAGATCCTCCAACTACTACAATGCAACGCTTAAAGGGTATGACTACTGGCAGTTTGCCTACTTTCATTGACATCGGAAGCAATTTTGCAAGTGATGAGCTTATAGAAGACAACCTTATTAGTCAGTTGACATCATCTAGCTTCAATGTCACATTCATGG AAGGACATTTGGTATCAGAAATGATGAAACCAGACTGGAATTTGCTGATCGCTCACTGTTTAGGGGTCGATCATACAGGTCATCGTTACGGTCCCGAACATCCTGCCATGCCCCGAAAGTTAAAAGAGATGAATTCTTTAATCGAAAAAATCATACGCAACATGAATTCTCAAACGCTGCTACTAGTCATGGGTGATCACGGGATGACAAGAAGCGGTGATCACGGTGGTGACAGCCCAGACGAAATCAACGCTGGTTTATTTGCCTACAGCCCAGGATGGAATATAAAATTCAATGACTCGAAGACGCAAGTAGTCAGCCAAGTAGACCTTGTACCAACCTTGTCAATACTGTTGGGCATACCGATTCCTTACTCAAATCTAGGTTCGGTGATACTAGACTTCGTTTTCCCCGAGCAGCTTTTTCGAGAAACCCACTCCAGTGAAAAGGACAATTTGGCGATTGCGTTATCGTACTTCTCTGACGCCCTCTACATAAACGCAAAACAAATTTGGCGTTATTTGAAAACGTATAGGCGTGATTCGCCTTTTCCGGAGAAAGAATTCCAACAACTAAGCAGCCAGTTCACACATGTCTCCGATCTCTTCGACGGACTAAAAATTGAAGGATGTTCCAAAAATTGTTCATCCGATTCCAGTTGCTGCCCCAACCATGAAAAACTTAAAGAATTCATAACGACGGTACAGATTTTCCTCTCAGAAGCTAAAGAAATCTGTCGTTCAATGTGGGCTCGCTTCGACCTAACCTCCATCATTGTTGGATTGGCTATTTTTACTTCGTCTTTGCTGTTGAATGCAACTGTACTCGTCGACTGCGAATCGACTTCTATGAGGCCTGTCAGTTACATTGGCGTTGCTGGAGCGTTCTTTTCCGTTGTACTTCAACGATGGCCCATCATGGTGGTTCTTGGTTTGAGCTTAGCACCAGTTTTGATATATTTGGCTATGGCAATGCGTTTTATGCGATTGAAGGGGTTCCACGTGACATTCCTGTTTCCATTTTTCCTTGCTGTTTCTTACACCTCTAATAGTTTTGTTGTTGAGGAACCGTACGTAGTTCACTACCTAGCACAGTCACTGATCTGGTTACCTCTCTTCTTCAGGCGTAGAACGGGCCAGTTTGTAATCAGAAGTGGATTGAGCTTGTCAGTGCGCTTGGGGTTGGCTTTCTTTCGTTGCCGGGAAGAGCAGTTCCCTGTTTGTGAAGCACACAGCCTCCATCGTAGTCTTACCAGTCTTTCAGGATCCAGCTGGATGCTGTATGAAAGAATGTGCCTAGCTTTAGCATCTTGCTTTGTTCTTTATTTACTTCTTGCCCGATACCTTCAAGTCGATAAAAAAATCGGATTTATGGTCGCCATCGTCTGGTGCCATTGGATTGTGCAAAGTGCCTGTTTCCTAATGGGTGGCGACACAGCTGCATTAACTTTTCTGCCAAAATTGTTCTATTCTGTATTTGTCTTAAAACTAGCCCGTGACATCTACCAATTTGTAGTCGACAATGAACACGGCAAGGTATCAAATTACCGCAGAAAAACATCTGACATGGTAATCCTACTGTCAACCCTTGCCGTTTTGTTAGCTGGCGACGGCTTGGCGCCAGGTATTATCTTAACACTTGTCAGTATCGTGCTGTTCGCGCAACTCTTCGCTGAGGTCAGCAGCACCGAAGAGATGTGGCCTCTCTACGGAATTTTATCCTTGCATGGTTTCTTCGCCAGTGGACACCACACTAGCCTAGCCAGCATTCCGTG GGAAGCGGCTTTTGTAGGCATCTCACACTCCAGCAGCCAAGGTGGTTTAGCTAACGTGTTGCCAACGTTCTTCGTTAGCTACAGCACAGCATTCTCAATGCTTTTACATGCCATGTCTGTACCCATCGTGGCACTGTCAACAGCTACGGTCCGAAAGAACAAGGAGTCGCGAATGCGTTTAGCGAATGGGTGGCTCTACATCCTTTTCTTCCATGCTGTGCGC CTGTTTGGTTGCATGGGCGCTGCTGCCCTACATCGGCGTCACTTAATGGTTTGGAAAATTTTTGCTCCGCGCCTTCTCTACGAACTACTTTTCGCCGTTTACACTTCATTAGGGATTGTTACAtctttaattctttttcaGGCAACGATGTAA
- the LOC116916771 gene encoding EKC/KEOPS complex subunit TP53RK produces MNMKEQPYVLIKQGSEAKIYSGSFHGKPCIVKERFPKRYRHPHLDREISTQRLKNEVRSLVRCRLAGVHAPTVYCVNMELNHIMMEHIVDGVTVKDYIKDPTSKSNLDNLASTIGATIGLLHSQNIIHGDLTTSNMLIRSGDISKLTMIDFGLSFIDHSAEDKGVDLYVLERAMLSTHPNSEPLFEIILKSYLKTNKKDGKETLKKLDEIRLRGRKRSMAG; encoded by the exons ATGAATATGAAAGAGCAACCCTATGTTTTGATCAAACAGGGTTCTGAAGCAAAAATTTACAGTGGTTCTTTTCATGGAAAACCTTGCATCGTCAAAGAACGATTTCCAAAACGATACAGGCACCCTCATCTTGACCGGGAAATTTCAACCCAAAGACTTAAAAATGAAGTCCGCTCGCTTGTCCGTTGCCGCTTGGCAG GTGTTCATGCTCCAACTGTGTACTGTGTCAATATGGAACTAAACCATATCATGATGGAACACATTGTTGATGGTGTGACTGTCAAAGATTACATCAAAGATCCTACATCAAAAAGCAATCTTGATAACTTGGCTTCAACTATTGGAGCAACAATTGGTCTTTTACATTCACAAAACATCATCCATGGGGATTTAACTACTTCTAATATGTTAATTAGAAGTGGAGATATTTCTAAGCTTACAATGATTGATTTTGGTCTGAGCTTTATTGACCATTCAGCTGAAGATAAGGGAGTTGACTTGTATGTTCTGGAGAGAGCCATGTTAAGCACACATCCTAATTCTGAACCTCTATTTGAAATCATCCTCAAGTCCTATTTGAAGACAAATAAGAAAGATGGTAAAGAAACCCTTAAAAAACTTGATGAAATTCGCCTCCGTGGTCGAAAGCGTTCGATGGCCGGTTGA
- the LOC116916745 gene encoding dehydrogenase/reductase SDR family member 4, protein MILKTAGILSRRFLFTTAATKMSSTAKKLDGRIAIVTASTEGIGFAIAKRLASDGAQVVVSSRKQKNVDAAVAKLKMEGLSVTGMVCHVGLKEDREKLIEQTVSLFGGLDILISNAAVNPVFGPVLSCPEDAWDKIFDINVKTAFLLAKSAVPHMEKRGRGSIIFISSIAGFQPFSALGAYSVSKTALLGLTKVLAQEVGHSGIRVNCIAPGVIQTKFSSMLVDNDAVRNKVLEGIPLQRIGQPEDMGGLASFLCSDDASFITGENIIAAGGAQSRL, encoded by the exons ATGATATTGAAAACTGCTGGCATACTATCTCGACGTTTCCTTTTCACCACAGCGGCTACAAAAATGAGCTCTACTGCAAAAAAATTAGACGGCAGAATTGCAATAGTAACGGCTTCAACAGAAGG AATCGGCTTTGCGATCGCCAAGCGATTAGCTTCAGATGGAGCACAAGTTGTTGTTAGCAGTAGAAAACAGAAGAATGTTGACGCTGCTGTTGCTAAACTTAAAATGGAAGGGTTATCTGTAACCGGAATGGTTTGCCATGTTGGTTTAAaagaagatagggaaaaactGATTgaacaa ACTGTTTCTCTATTTGGAGGACTAGATATTTTGATAAGTAATGCTGCAGTAAATCCTGTTTTTGGACCAGTGCTGAGT TGCCCCGAGGATGCCTGGGATAAAATTTTTGATATTAATGTCAAAACAGCCTTTCTACTTGCCAAATCTGCTGTGCCACATatggaaaaaaggggaagaggctccataatttttatttcttcaattGCTGGCTTCCAACCGTTTTCG GCTCTAGGTGCATATTCTGTGAGTAAAACGGCACTACTAGGCTTAACGAAGGTTCTGGCACAAGAAGTAGGACATAGTGGCATCCGCGTAAACTGTATTGCACCTGGTGTCATTCAAACAAAATTCAGTTCAATG TTGGTAGACAACGATGCTGTGCGTAACAAAGTCCTTGAGGGCATACCGCTTCAAAG GATTGGACAACCAGAAGATATGGGAGGGTTGGCGTCATTTTTGTGCTCCGACGACGCTTCTTTTATAACGGGAGAAAATATTATTGCCGCCGGTGGAGCTCAGTCTAGACTTTAA
- the LOC116916635 gene encoding GPI ethanolamine phosphate transferase 3 isoform X1, whose protein sequence is MKKRHTVFFAWLFLLYSNGVLHFLQGFLLTRREIHLKSSAFDGVSCCLEPKYRQIIILLIDALRYDFLPYNNSTSSGAIYHNNFPVVHKLLKDDHAVLYQFVADPPTTTMQRLKGMTTGSLPTFIDIGSNFASDELIEDNLISQLTSSSFNVTFMGDETWKSLFPKSFQRSFPFPSFDVWDIDTVDRGVEGHLVSEMMKPDWNLLIAHCLGVDHTGHRYGPEHPAMPRKLKEMNSLIEKIIRNMNSQTLLLVMGDHGMTRSGDHGGDSPDEINAGLFAYSPGWNIKFNDSKTQVVSQVDLVPTLSILLGIPIPYSNLGSVILDFVFPEQLFRETHSSEKDNLAIALSYFSDALYINAKQIWRYLKTYRRDSPFPEKEFQQLSSQFTHVSDLFDGLKIEGCSKNCSSDSSCCPNHEKLKEFITTVQIFLSEAKEICRSMWARFDLTSIIVGLAIFTSSLLLNATVLVDCESTSMRPVSYIGVAGAFFSVVLQRWPIMVVLGLSLAPVLIYLAMAMRFMRLKGFHVTFLFPFFLAVSYTSNSFVVEEPYVVHYLAQSLIWLPLFFRRRTGQFVIRSGLSLSVRLGLAFFRCREEQFPVCEAHSLHRSLTSLSGSSWMLYERMCLALASCFVLYLLLARYLQVDKKIGFMVAIVWCHWIVQSACFLMGGDTAALTFLPKLFYSVFVLKLARDIYQFVVDNEHGKVSNYRRKTSDMVILLSTLAVLLAGDGLAPGIILTLVSIVLFAQLFAEVSSTEEMWPLYGILSLHGFFASGHHTSLASIPWEAAFVGISHSSSQGGLANVLPTFFVSYSTAFSMLLHAMSVPIVALSTATVRKNKESRMRLANGWLYILFFHAVRLFGCMGAAALHRRHLMVWKIFAPRLLYELLFAVYTSLGIVTSLILFQATM, encoded by the exons atgaaaaaaagacaTACAGTGTTTTTTGCCtggctgtttttgttgtattcAAATGGtgttttgcattttcttcAAGGTTTCTTGCTAACCCGTCGTGAAATTCATTTGAAGTCTTCAGCGTTTGACGGTGTTTCTTGTTGTTTGGAGCCCAAGTACAgacaaataataattctacTTATTGATGCTCTTCGCTATGATTTCCTCCCCTACAACAATTCCACAAGCAGTGGAGCCATTTACCACAATAATTTTCCTGTTGTGCACAAGTTATTGAAAGATGACCATGCTGTTCTATATCAG TTTGTTGCAGATCCTCCAACTACTACAATGCAACGCTTAAAGGGTATGACTACTGGCAGTTTGCCTACTTTCATTGACATCGGAAGCAATTTTGCAAGTGATGAGCTTATAGAAGACAACCTTATTAGTCAGTTGACATCATCTAGCTTCAATGTCACATTCATGGGTGATGAAACTTGGAAATCATTGTTTCCCAAATCTTTTCAACGTTCGTTTCCTTTCCCATCCTTTGACGTATGGGATATTGACACCGTCGACCGGGGAGTAGAAGGACATTTGGTATCAGAAATGATGAAACCAGACTGGAATTTGCTGATCGCTCACTGTTTAGGGGTCGATCATACAGGTCATCGTTACGGTCCCGAACATCCTGCCATGCCCCGAAAGTTAAAAGAGATGAATTCTTTAATCGAAAAAATCATACGCAACATGAATTCTCAAACGCTGCTACTAGTCATGGGTGATCACGGGATGACAAGAAGCGGTGATCACGGTGGTGACAGCCCAGACGAAATCAACGCTGGTTTATTTGCCTACAGCCCAGGATGGAATATAAAATTCAATGACTCGAAGACGCAAGTAGTCAGCCAAGTAGACCTTGTACCAACCTTGTCAATACTGTTGGGCATACCGATTCCTTACTCAAATCTAGGTTCGGTGATACTAGACTTCGTTTTCCCCGAGCAGCTTTTTCGAGAAACCCACTCCAGTGAAAAGGACAATTTGGCGATTGCGTTATCGTACTTCTCTGACGCCCTCTACATAAACGCAAAACAAATTTGGCGTTATTTGAAAACGTATAGGCGTGATTCGCCTTTTCCGGAGAAAGAATTCCAACAACTAAGCAGCCAGTTCACACATGTCTCCGATCTCTTCGACGGACTAAAAATTGAAGGATGTTCCAAAAATTGTTCATCCGATTCCAGTTGCTGCCCCAACCATGAAAAACTTAAAGAATTCATAACGACGGTACAGATTTTCCTCTCAGAAGCTAAAGAAATCTGTCGTTCAATGTGGGCTCGCTTCGACCTAACCTCCATCATTGTTGGATTGGCTATTTTTACTTCGTCTTTGCTGTTGAATGCAACTGTACTCGTCGACTGCGAATCGACTTCTATGAGGCCTGTCAGTTACATTGGCGTTGCTGGAGCGTTCTTTTCCGTTGTACTTCAACGATGGCCCATCATGGTGGTTCTTGGTTTGAGCTTAGCACCAGTTTTGATATATTTGGCTATGGCAATGCGTTTTATGCGATTGAAGGGGTTCCACGTGACATTCCTGTTTCCATTTTTCCTTGCTGTTTCTTACACCTCTAATAGTTTTGTTGTTGAGGAACCGTACGTAGTTCACTACCTAGCACAGTCACTGATCTGGTTACCTCTCTTCTTCAGGCGTAGAACGGGCCAGTTTGTAATCAGAAGTGGATTGAGCTTGTCAGTGCGCTTGGGGTTGGCTTTCTTTCGTTGCCGGGAAGAGCAGTTCCCTGTTTGTGAAGCACACAGCCTCCATCGTAGTCTTACCAGTCTTTCAGGATCCAGCTGGATGCTGTATGAAAGAATGTGCCTAGCTTTAGCATCTTGCTTTGTTCTTTATTTACTTCTTGCCCGATACCTTCAAGTCGATAAAAAAATCGGATTTATGGTCGCCATCGTCTGGTGCCATTGGATTGTGCAAAGTGCCTGTTTCCTAATGGGTGGCGACACAGCTGCATTAACTTTTCTGCCAAAATTGTTCTATTCTGTATTTGTCTTAAAACTAGCCCGTGACATCTACCAATTTGTAGTCGACAATGAACACGGCAAGGTATCAAATTACCGCAGAAAAACATCTGACATGGTAATCCTACTGTCAACCCTTGCCGTTTTGTTAGCTGGCGACGGCTTGGCGCCAGGTATTATCTTAACACTTGTCAGTATCGTGCTGTTCGCGCAACTCTTCGCTGAGGTCAGCAGCACCGAAGAGATGTGGCCTCTCTACGGAATTTTATCCTTGCATGGTTTCTTCGCCAGTGGACACCACACTAGCCTAGCCAGCATTCCGTG GGAAGCGGCTTTTGTAGGCATCTCACACTCCAGCAGCCAAGGTGGTTTAGCTAACGTGTTGCCAACGTTCTTCGTTAGCTACAGCACAGCATTCTCAATGCTTTTACATGCCATGTCTGTACCCATCGTGGCACTGTCAACAGCTACGGTCCGAAAGAACAAGGAGTCGCGAATGCGTTTAGCGAATGGGTGGCTCTACATCCTTTTCTTCCATGCTGTGCGC CTGTTTGGTTGCATGGGCGCTGCTGCCCTACATCGGCGTCACTTAATGGTTTGGAAAATTTTTGCTCCGCGCCTTCTCTACGAACTACTTTTCGCCGTTTACACTTCATTAGGGATTGTTACAtctttaattctttttcaGGCAACGATGTAA
- the LOC116916635 gene encoding GPI ethanolamine phosphate transferase 3 isoform X3 → MQRLKGMTTGSLPTFIDIGSNFASDELIEDNLISQLTSSSFNVTFMGDETWKSLFPKSFQRSFPFPSFDVWDIDTVDRGVEGHLVSEMMKPDWNLLIAHCLGVDHTGHRYGPEHPAMPRKLKEMNSLIEKIIRNMNSQTLLLVMGDHGMTRSGDHGGDSPDEINAGLFAYSPGWNIKFNDSKTQVVSQVDLVPTLSILLGIPIPYSNLGSVILDFVFPEQLFRETHSSEKDNLAIALSYFSDALYINAKQIWRYLKTYRRDSPFPEKEFQQLSSQFTHVSDLFDGLKIEGCSKNCSSDSSCCPNHEKLKEFITTVQIFLSEAKEICRSMWARFDLTSIIVGLAIFTSSLLLNATVLVDCESTSMRPVSYIGVAGAFFSVVLQRWPIMVVLGLSLAPVLIYLAMAMRFMRLKGFHVTFLFPFFLAVSYTSNSFVVEEPYVVHYLAQSLIWLPLFFRRRTGQFVIRSGLSLSVRLGLAFFRCREEQFPVCEAHSLHRSLTSLSGSSWMLYERMCLALASCFVLYLLLARYLQVDKKIGFMVAIVWCHWIVQSACFLMGGDTAALTFLPKLFYSVFVLKLARDIYQFVVDNEHGKVSNYRRKTSDMVILLSTLAVLLAGDGLAPGIILTLVSIVLFAQLFAEVSSTEEMWPLYGILSLHGFFASGHHTSLASIPWEAAFVGISHSSSQGGLANVLPTFFVSYSTAFSMLLHAMSVPIVALSTATVRKNKESRMRLANGWLYILFFHAVRLFGCMGAAALHRRHLMVWKIFAPRLLYELLFAVYTSLGIVTSLILFQATM, encoded by the exons ATGCAACGCTTAAAGGGTATGACTACTGGCAGTTTGCCTACTTTCATTGACATCGGAAGCAATTTTGCAAGTGATGAGCTTATAGAAGACAACCTTATTAGTCAGTTGACATCATCTAGCTTCAATGTCACATTCATGGGTGATGAAACTTGGAAATCATTGTTTCCCAAATCTTTTCAACGTTCGTTTCCTTTCCCATCCTTTGACGTATGGGATATTGACACCGTCGACCGGGGAGTAGAAGGACATTTGGTATCAGAAATGATGAAACCAGACTGGAATTTGCTGATCGCTCACTGTTTAGGGGTCGATCATACAGGTCATCGTTACGGTCCCGAACATCCTGCCATGCCCCGAAAGTTAAAAGAGATGAATTCTTTAATCGAAAAAATCATACGCAACATGAATTCTCAAACGCTGCTACTAGTCATGGGTGATCACGGGATGACAAGAAGCGGTGATCACGGTGGTGACAGCCCAGACGAAATCAACGCTGGTTTATTTGCCTACAGCCCAGGATGGAATATAAAATTCAATGACTCGAAGACGCAAGTAGTCAGCCAAGTAGACCTTGTACCAACCTTGTCAATACTGTTGGGCATACCGATTCCTTACTCAAATCTAGGTTCGGTGATACTAGACTTCGTTTTCCCCGAGCAGCTTTTTCGAGAAACCCACTCCAGTGAAAAGGACAATTTGGCGATTGCGTTATCGTACTTCTCTGACGCCCTCTACATAAACGCAAAACAAATTTGGCGTTATTTGAAAACGTATAGGCGTGATTCGCCTTTTCCGGAGAAAGAATTCCAACAACTAAGCAGCCAGTTCACACATGTCTCCGATCTCTTCGACGGACTAAAAATTGAAGGATGTTCCAAAAATTGTTCATCCGATTCCAGTTGCTGCCCCAACCATGAAAAACTTAAAGAATTCATAACGACGGTACAGATTTTCCTCTCAGAAGCTAAAGAAATCTGTCGTTCAATGTGGGCTCGCTTCGACCTAACCTCCATCATTGTTGGATTGGCTATTTTTACTTCGTCTTTGCTGTTGAATGCAACTGTACTCGTCGACTGCGAATCGACTTCTATGAGGCCTGTCAGTTACATTGGCGTTGCTGGAGCGTTCTTTTCCGTTGTACTTCAACGATGGCCCATCATGGTGGTTCTTGGTTTGAGCTTAGCACCAGTTTTGATATATTTGGCTATGGCAATGCGTTTTATGCGATTGAAGGGGTTCCACGTGACATTCCTGTTTCCATTTTTCCTTGCTGTTTCTTACACCTCTAATAGTTTTGTTGTTGAGGAACCGTACGTAGTTCACTACCTAGCACAGTCACTGATCTGGTTACCTCTCTTCTTCAGGCGTAGAACGGGCCAGTTTGTAATCAGAAGTGGATTGAGCTTGTCAGTGCGCTTGGGGTTGGCTTTCTTTCGTTGCCGGGAAGAGCAGTTCCCTGTTTGTGAAGCACACAGCCTCCATCGTAGTCTTACCAGTCTTTCAGGATCCAGCTGGATGCTGTATGAAAGAATGTGCCTAGCTTTAGCATCTTGCTTTGTTCTTTATTTACTTCTTGCCCGATACCTTCAAGTCGATAAAAAAATCGGATTTATGGTCGCCATCGTCTGGTGCCATTGGATTGTGCAAAGTGCCTGTTTCCTAATGGGTGGCGACACAGCTGCATTAACTTTTCTGCCAAAATTGTTCTATTCTGTATTTGTCTTAAAACTAGCCCGTGACATCTACCAATTTGTAGTCGACAATGAACACGGCAAGGTATCAAATTACCGCAGAAAAACATCTGACATGGTAATCCTACTGTCAACCCTTGCCGTTTTGTTAGCTGGCGACGGCTTGGCGCCAGGTATTATCTTAACACTTGTCAGTATCGTGCTGTTCGCGCAACTCTTCGCTGAGGTCAGCAGCACCGAAGAGATGTGGCCTCTCTACGGAATTTTATCCTTGCATGGTTTCTTCGCCAGTGGACACCACACTAGCCTAGCCAGCATTCCGTG GGAAGCGGCTTTTGTAGGCATCTCACACTCCAGCAGCCAAGGTGGTTTAGCTAACGTGTTGCCAACGTTCTTCGTTAGCTACAGCACAGCATTCTCAATGCTTTTACATGCCATGTCTGTACCCATCGTGGCACTGTCAACAGCTACGGTCCGAAAGAACAAGGAGTCGCGAATGCGTTTAGCGAATGGGTGGCTCTACATCCTTTTCTTCCATGCTGTGCGC CTGTTTGGTTGCATGGGCGCTGCTGCCCTACATCGGCGTCACTTAATGGTTTGGAAAATTTTTGCTCCGCGCCTTCTCTACGAACTACTTTTCGCCGTTTACACTTCATTAGGGATTGTTACAtctttaattctttttcaGGCAACGATGTAA